A DNA window from Theobroma cacao cultivar B97-61/B2 chromosome 5, Criollo_cocoa_genome_V2, whole genome shotgun sequence contains the following coding sequences:
- the LOC18598376 gene encoding uncharacterized mitochondrial protein AtMg00810, whose translation MVTANKEFIALLVYVDNIVIASNTTQAVDRVKKYLSSQFKLRDLGAVKYFLGLEITRSSKGILICQRKYTLDLLEKYGMLGTKPVTTLIDYSHKLSKYSDSKEIVDLTGYRQLVGKLLYLTFTRLDISYAAQVLSQFMEKPKHDHLSTTYRVLKYLKAASGQGILMKSDSKLVVSTYSNSGWVGCIDIRRPVTGYCVFVGDL comes from the coding sequence ATGGTTACAGCAAACAAAGAATTTATTGCACTGCTAGTATATGTGGATAATATTGTCATAGCTAGCAACACAACTCAAGCAGTTGATCGAGTCAAGAAATATCTAAGTTCTCAATTTAAATTGAGAGATTTAGGAGCAGTGAAGTACTTTCTTGGACTTGAGATAACAAGGAGTTCAAAAGGAATTTTGATTTGTCAAAGGAAGTATACATTGGACTTATTGGAAAAATACGGTATGCTTGGTACAAAGCCTGTAACTACTCTTATTGATTACAGTCACAAGTTAAGCAAGTATTCTGACAGCAAAGAAATTGTTGATTTAACAGGCTACAGGCAATTAGTAGGTAAACTCTTATACCTAACATTCACTAGGCTTGATATCTCTTATGCTGCTCAAGTGCTATCACAATTTATGGAAAAACCAAAGCATGATCACTTATCAACAACATACAGGGTATTAAAGTATCTTAAGGCAGCTTCTGGTCAAGGAATACTCATGAAATCAGATTCAAAATTGGTTGTATCTACATATTCAAATAGTGGTTGGGTAGGATGCATTGATATTCGAAGACCAGTCACAGGGTATTGTGTGTTTGTGGGAGATCTTTAG